The genomic stretch TGCATCCTCTTCTCCCGGTCCCTGCGCCAGGAGACCCGCTACCTCCTGCTGGCCAACACCCTGGCCGCAGATATGCTCTTCCTCTCCCTCAACCTTGTTATTGTAGTCTGTAATACATTAGGGGTAGCCATGCTGAGGGTACTCTGTGAGCTGGTTTCGGCAGTGACCGTCACGGCGTATTGCTGTGCTGTGCTGACCGTCACGCTGAAGGTGGTGGATACGTACGTGGCAGTACGTTGGCCGCTCCACTACCACGACCTGCTCCCCCCGGCCCGTACCCGAAAGATCCTAGCCGGGGTCTGGCTGTTAGCCGCCATGTACCCAGTCTCCCTGGTCATCGTCATGGAGGCGATGAAGGACGACGCcccacagaggtcagaggtctgTCTCATTCTCATCTCCATAGGCATCATGAGTAGCGAAATGAAGCTGGGCGTTCACATGTACTTCACCATCGGAGCCATCGTCTGCACCCTTCTCATCCTGTATTGTTACGGCCGTCTCTACTGGGTCACCAAGACCCAGGGCATCTGGCAGAACCGCTACTCCCGGGCCCGGGTCACCCTCCTGGCCCACGGGGTGCTGCTCCTACTCTACTTCGGCCCGGGCCTGGTCTTCATTGTGGAGCTGGTTCTGTACCAGCGCCAGGATGTCAGCCAGGATATCCGCGTGTGGATCAACACAGTCAATATGTGCATGCTGATGCTACTGCCCAGGGCCTGTGCTCCCTACCTGTATGGTCTGTGGTACAGGGATATCTCTGATACTCTGCTGGCGGTGCTGCACCGACGCAGGCGGCTCAGTCAGGTCACTGTGGCCTAGAGAGAAAGACCCACACACTCACAACCCCATAAAGAGACATGAGAGGACCGAGAGTTTGTTTCATAAACACTCTTGTGAGAGTGCCCATCCTAAAGCACTTGTCCCCAAATATTTGTACCTAATGAAGCCCAGGATGTTCTCTTGTGACCCGCAGTATGCCGTGTGCATAATCATAataatgtttctgaacacttctacattaatgaggatgctaccatgattacagataatcctgaatggatcgtgaataatgatgagttagaaagttacagacgcacaaataccataccaccccaaaaatgctaacctcccctgttattgtaatggtgagaggttagcatgtcttggggatatTTGTACATGAAACACGTTTTATATGTTTGTGACTGTTCTGGAATGCTGTCCTAATACCTTCCCAAATAATTAAACTTAATTGGCCTCTTATTTTCACATACCGTATTCAGCTCTTTATGTGGTGACTTTAAAACGGCTTGTGTTGCTTTGCCCTTacaaaaaaaagattgcagttttgaaactgcagtcaactgtggtattttggatgcagtaattgcagaataactgcagttatactgcagttgaactgcagttacactgcaccTACACTGCAAAACTACTGCAGTAGAAAAAACAgtgttattttggacgcagtatttgcagcatactgttgttgtactgcactctgactgcagtTATACTTCAATCTGACTGCAGTTATACTTCAATCTGACTGCAGTTATACTTCAATCtgactgcagttatactgcactctgactgcagtTAAACTACAGTGTACTCTGACTGCAATCTGTTTTTGTAAGGGTTGGTTTTGTTGGGTGTCTACTTTGAGAAATGACTCGTTATTGTTGCGTTCTCATATACTTTTATAGCAGCTCTCTGTTTCATGCACTGAACATTGAGCTTGTTTAAAAACAATGTAGGTGGGGGTTGAATCAATTCTACATAACCCAAATGTAGCCTACATGATCGTCACACATTATATAATGTCAACAAGCTACATAAGCACCTAACAGCTGGGGTTTTATGACCATAATATTATGGGAAAGTAGCATTTCTGTCCATTTGTCTCTAAAGACGTGTTTGCCCTTATCTGGGTGTCCAAGGAGACCAATAACAAACGGATCTGTGGATTGCCTAATCGAAGACTTCACACTCAGATAGAAAATAAAAGCACTATCTCCTCAAACTCATTGTTGACACAGTCGGTCGGGGATGCTGGACACTGGACAAAGAGGGAGACGGCACGTTAGCTCTGTAGAGATGGCCACTGAAGAGAACCAAATggtcctgtctctcctctgtgcCTTTGGGACCTGGTACAACAGCTCTGGCCACGCTGAGAGACATAGCAGAATCTCCTCTGAGACCAGCGGCAACACCTCAGACACTACAAACACTACTACCAACTACTTCCAGAGGCAGGTGGAGCTGTTCACCCGCGAGTGGCACGTCTTCCTGCCTCCGCGCCACTCCAGGGCAATGCATGTTTGCCCCATCCTGGGCTTCCTGGCGGTTTCCCTGGTGATTCCAGTCATCCTCACCCGAATCCTGACCAGGTGAGTCACCCCAATTCCAAAATTGACCCTTAACCCCTACCCCCTAAGTTTGTAGATGGGATGCATGGGTGTGATGGTGTGTAGATCTGATGGACAGGTGTGAGCAGTTTCACCTAGCTAGTCAGCAGACTGTTAAGGCTACTGCTTTATACAATGCTTTCAGATCTACTTAAGCGCAGAAGGCTTAGGGCATgtgtccaactcattccacggagggctgagtgtctgcaggttttcactcctcccttgtacttgattgatgaattaaggtcactaattagtaaaggaactcccctcacctggttgtcaaggtcttaattgaaaagaaaaaccaaaaacctgcagacaccaTGGATTTGAAACCCCTGGGTTAGGGTAAGGTTGATTTGGAGTTAGGCATATGTagcattcatcatcatcatcatcatcatcatcattgtcctccttctcctcctagcCCCTGGATGCGCCAGGAGACCCGCTATCTCCTCCTGGCCAATGCATTGCTAAGCGACATGCTGTTCATGTCGCTGTACATGGTGAGCGCCTGTCTGAACGCGACGGGCGTGCTGATGTCAGAGTGGGCGTGCGCTACCATCCTCTTCCTGTTGGGGGTGCTGTACTGCGCTGGGATCCTCAGTACCAAGGCCATGGTGCTGGACACATCACTGGCCGTGATGGCTCCACTTCGATACTACGCCCTGTGGCCCGTCTCCAGGTAATGGGAACACGGGCTGGGAGAGTTTTGTCAGTACTTCTTATGACTTCACTGTATGATGTAATAATGGATGGAGTTTAGAGAAACCGTTATTTATCTtccatctttcctctctctccctctccctgcctctctctctctctgtctctcctctcctctcctctcctctctgtaggaCGAGGAGGGCGATCGCTGGTATCTGGGCTGTATCTGTGTTCTTACCAGCAGCGTCTGTAGGGGTGTTTGTGTGGTACCACTCTACTGGACCCTGCTCCCTGCACATCTGCTCCCTGCCCCTCTTCCTGGTCCTCACCGTCAGCCAGTCCACTCCCATGCAGGTGGCtctcagtcaatcaatcaagcaATCAATCAACAAAGCAATCGCAATGGAGATTACTGTGTAaaccaggggtaggcaaccctggtcctggagtgcttcatgtttttgatttaactgacctggaagaccaggtgtgttgaatttaggcaatcactgaaccgatcaattagctcagttggtctggtgtggtgcctagttggaacaaaatcctgcagtacctgcggcatcccaggaacagggttgcctacccctgatgTAAAAGAGAGTGGAGTGTTGTAGAGAATCGAAGGACCATGAATGTAATAAGAAACCTTAAGGCCGGTAGCAATCACTACAGAATGTCCGGTCAGAACAAGGATGAGGCGGGTGTTCAGGTTAAGGGGAGTTTAATGGAATAAGATGTTCACATCCACACAAATCTGACCACTCATGGTTCAGATAACATGTCCAGTGATAACTGACATTAACTATGTGGTTCTGAAAGGAAAGCGGAGAAAGAAAATGTAGACAATAGCACTGCTATAATATGAATGCCATGGCTGTATAAGCTAGCACAGGTAAGTATATAACAGCAAGGGCTATACACTACAGCAGTCATAAGGCCTAGTCACATGGCAATAGACTACACAACCTATTAGActtgtacagttgtggtcaaaagttttgagaatgacacaaatattaattttcacaaagtctgctgcctcagtttttatgatggcaatttgcatatattccagaatgttatgaagagtgatcagatgaattgcaattaattgcaaagtccctctttgccatgaaaatgaacttaatccccaaaagacatttccactacatttcagccctgccacaaaaggaccagctgacatcatgtcagtgattctctcgttaacacaggtgagagtgttgacgaggacaaggctggagatcactctgtcatgctgattgagttagaataacagactggacgctttaaaaggagggtggtgcttgaaatcattgttcttcctctgttaaccatggttacctgcacgtgctgtcatcattgctttgcacaaaaagggcttcacaggcatggatattgctgctagtaagattgcacctaaatcaaccatttatcggatcatcaagaacttcaaggagagaggttaaattgttgtgaagaaggcttcagggcgcccaagaaagtccagcaagcgccaggaccgtctcctaaagttgattcagctgcgggatcggggcaccaccagtgcagagcttgctcaggaatggcagcaggcaggtgtgagtgcatctgcacgcacagtgaggcgaagacttttggaggatggcctggtgtcaagaagggcagcgaggaagccacttctctccaggaaaaacatcagagagactgatattctgcaaaaggtacagggattggactgctgaggactggggtaaagtagttttctctgatgaatcccctttccgattgtttggggcatccgggaaaaagcttgtccggagaagacaaggtgagcgctaccatcagtcctgtctcatgccaacagtaaagcatcctgagaccattcatgtgtggggttgcttctcagccaagggagtgggctcactcacaatttttcctaagaacacagccatgaataaagaatggtaccaacacatcctcagagagcaacttccccCAACCATCCatgaacagtttggtgacgaacaatgtcttttccagcatgatggagcaacttgccataatgcaaaagtgataactaagtggctcggggaacaaaacatcgaaattgttggtccatggccaggaaactccccagaccttaatcccattgagaacttgtggtcaatcctcaagaggcgggtggacaaacaaaaacccacaaattctgacaaactccaagcattgattatgcaagaatgggctgccatcagtcaggatgtggcccagaagttaattgacagcatgccagggcggattgcagaggtcttgaaaaataagggtaaacaccgcaaatattgactcgttgcataaacttaatgtaattgtcaataaaagcctttgacacttatggaatgcttgtaattatactttagtataccatagtaacatctgacaaaaatatctaaacactgaagcagcaaactttgtgaagatcaatacttgtgtcattctcaaaacttttgaccacgactgtacacatgaAACTCAGGCAAATGTGCTCAAATAAACATTACAGTAATGTTGAAATGTATACATAATATAAATACAATGAGCATGAGTGATATATAGAATAGAAAATGGCCTAGCACCATAAATTAGAAATGCTAATAAACGGCTAATCGCTAACAGTCATGCTAAAATGCTCATGCATTCCAACGCAAAATGCTAACGGTAGTGCTAACGCTATCAGGAGCgcgagctagctaacaagctcaACACACGGTAATTATAGACCACAAAACTTAGCTCCACATAATATGACACAGGTCTCAAGGCACTTACGTTTAGATGCACGCTCAATTAAACATCAGACATACAGGGATTCAGTCCACAGGAGGAAAAGTTCACCAGGAGGGAAAACTGTGGAAATTATCATCAGGATTGGGAAAGCACGTTTCTGACCACACAGCGTCCACTGATAGGCTGAACGAGATGTGGTGATAATTATTTGGCGTGACATTAACCAATAAGACAATAACAAAAGTGGGGGTCCTTTGAATGGGAGACTAAGCTGCCTGACTAG from Coregonus clupeaformis isolate EN_2021a chromosome 21, ASM2061545v1, whole genome shotgun sequence encodes the following:
- the LOC121534467 gene encoding probable G-protein coupled receptor 148; this translates as MNTTQHLTTQFQMVLSENMAAITNISHQWYDSLQRWHLELFLIPASLLSLVTLLANPILLACILFSRSLRQETRYLLLANTLAADMLFLSLNLVIVVCNTLGVAMLRVLCELVSAVTVTAYCCAVLTVTLKVVDTYVAVRWPLHYHDLLPPARTRKILAGVWLLAAMYPVSLVIVMEAMKDDAPQRSEVCLILISIGIMSSEMKLGVHMYFTIGAIVCTLLILYCYGRLYWVTKTQGIWQNRYSRARVTLLAHGVLLLLYFGPGLVFIVELVLYQRQDVSQDIRVWINTVNMCMLMLLPRACAPYLYGLWYRDISDTLLAVLHRRRRLSQVTVA
- the LOC121534469 gene encoding probable G-protein coupled receptor 148, giving the protein MATEENQMVLSLLCAFGTWYNSSGHAERHSRISSETSGNTSDTTNTTTNYFQRQVELFTREWHVFLPPRHSRAMHVCPILGFLAVSLVIPVILTRILTSPWMRQETRYLLLANALLSDMLFMSLYMVSACLNATGVLMSEWACATILFLLGVLYCAGILSTKAMVLDTSLAVMAPLRYYALWPVSRTRRAIAGIWAVSVFLPAASVGVFVWYHSTGPCSLHICSLPLFLVLTVSQSTPMQVSMLLTVTGILLILLLVFSGYVVLYCRTRMSGVWRGERSSRAKGTFLIHYLHLFLSFLPMLVLLIKLLLYCHLDALDLRANLWVSLVVCNILLVLPKALAPYLYGFRYRDLCEALLAFYGLKRPTAISPVM